In a single window of the Notamacropus eugenii isolate mMacEug1 chromosome 4, mMacEug1.pri_v2, whole genome shotgun sequence genome:
- the MARVELD2 gene encoding MARVEL domain-containing protein 2 — MSSNGVVSERSRNPGRVYDDVPVDSSYQDGTMRTLESLRDSELALSADPLPPPPLPLQPPFGPAFNSSDPEEPVLAPDIKPVRRFVPDSWKNFFKGKRNDPEWDRPASDIRYISDGVKCSPPASPGRSNYPSDHKDPYKDSSGTYSSRKETEAFLPQDSYGSLGRTALTYSEKVEEYNQRYSYMKSWAGLLRILGVVELLLGAGVFACVTAYIHKDNEWYNLFGYSQPYGMGTGSLGSMYGGYYYSGPKTPFILVVAGLAWITTIIVLVLGMSMYYRTILLDSTWWPLTEFGINVALFILYMSAAIVYVNDTNRGGLCYYPLFNTPINASFCRVEGGQIAAMIFLFVTMIVYLISAIVCLKLWRHEAARRHRECMEQQRMSEPCLASKRATHEMRSSEERQRDSEVDFKELKATKAKPELLSGHIPSGHIPKPIVMPDYVAKYPAIQSDDERERYKAVFKDQFSEYKELSAEVQAVLRKFDELDAVMSRLPHHSENRQEHERISKILQEFKKKKNDPTFLEKKERCEYLKNKLSHIKQRIQEYDKVMNWNIQDFS; from the exons ATGTCGTCAAATGGTGTGGTGTCTGAGCGATCTAGGAACCCAGGCAGGGTTTATGATGATGTTCCAGTAGACTCCTCCTATCAAGATGGCACAATGAGGACACTTGAGAGCCTTAGAGACAGTGAATTAGCTCTGAGTGCAGATCCTTTGCCACCTCCACCTCTCCCCTTACAGCCACCATTTGGCCCAGCCTTTAATTCAAGTGACCCAGAAGAACCAGTTCTAGCTCCAGATATCAAACCTGTAAGGAGGTTTGTTCCAGACTCCTGGAAGAACTTcttcaaagggaaaaggaacgATCCGGAATGGGACCGGCCTGCGTCTGACATTCGGTATATTTCCGATGGTGTTAAGTGTTCCCCACCAGCCTCACCAGGAAGATCAAATTACCCCAGTGACCATAAAGATCCATACAAAGACTCCAGTGGAACTTACAGTTCAcggaaagaaactgaagcattTCTCCCTCAGGATTCATATGGATCCCTAGGACGAACAGCCCTGACTTACAGCGAGAAGGTGGAAGAGTACAATCAGAGATACTCCTACATGAAGTCATGGGCAGGACTGCTGAGAATCCTTGGTGTTGTGGAGCTGCTTTTAGGGGCAGGGGTCTTTGCCTGTGTCACAGCCTATATACACAAAGACAATGAATGGTATAACCTGTTTGGTTATTCACAGCCATATGGGATGGGCACTGGTAGCCTGGGCAGCATGTATGGAGGCTACTACTACAGTGGCCCCAAAACTCCCTTTATACTTGTTGTTGCTGGGCTGGCTTGGATTACAACCATCATTGTTCTAGTTCTTGGCATGTCCATGTATTATCGGACCATCCTTTTGGACTCTACTTGGTGGCCTTTAACTGAGTTTGGAATTAACGTCGCCCTCTTCATTTTGTATATGTCTGCAGCCATAGTCTATGTCAACGACACCAACCGGGGTGGACTCTGCTATTACCCTTTATTTAATACACCAATCAATGCATCATTTTGCCGAGTGGAAGGAGGACAGATAGCGGCAATGATATTTTTGTTCGTCACCATGATTGTTTATCTCATTAGTGCTATAGTGTGCTTGAAGTTATGGAGGCATGAAGCGGCAAGGAGACACAGAGAGTGTATGGAGCAGCAGAGG ATGAGCGAACCCTGTCTTGCGTCTAAAAGAGCAACG CATGAAATGCGCAGCAGCGAGGAAAGACAAAGAGACTCGGAAGTGGATTTCAAAGAACTGAAAGCAACCAAAGCAAAGCCTGAGCTCCTCAGTGGCCACATCCCATCTGGACACATTCCCAAACCCATAGTGATGCCAGATTATGTGGC AAAATACCCTGCAATTCAGTCGGATGATGAAAGAGAACGCTATAAAGCTGTGTTCAAAGACCAGTTTTCAGAATACAAAGAACTGTCTGCTGAAGTCCAAGCAGTCCTCAGAAAATTTGACGAGTTGGATGCGGTGATGAGCAGATTGCCACATCACTCAGAAAACAGGCAG GAACatgaaagaatttcaaaaattcttcaggaatttaagaagaaaaagaat GACCCtacatttttggaaaaaaaggaaCGTTGTGAATACCTGAAGAATAAACTTTCTCATATAAAACAAAGAATTCAGGAATATGATAAAGTTATGAATTGGAATATACAAGATTTTTCCTAA